In Rhodamnia argentea isolate NSW1041297 chromosome 1, ASM2092103v1, whole genome shotgun sequence, the genomic window TGTACCAGACTGAGCAGCAGCATCTAGAAGCTCTTCCAGCTCAAAAATCCGATTAACACCACCAGAGAGCTCAAAATCAAAGGTATGAcgtgagagagggagggagagccaGACCTGAGTTCGATTGTCGCTGCTGGTGAGGGCAGCAACCATTTTAGGAGCGACCTTGCGAGTCCGGCTGGACATGCGACGGAGTGGGTTCAAGGACTCATCTTCCATGGTTGGAGAGCTGAGAGCACCAGCGGCGACCGTGATTGATGATGGTGTGGGAAATCAGGAGGGCTctgatggatggatggatttGAGAAATGCCGCCCGCCTAATTCTCTCCTTCGCCTCTGCTTCTCAAATCAATTTCACTtcgcttctcttctcttctagagagaagaaagagagagagaggggatgggACCGGGAGGGAGGGAGACAGAATGGGCCTTAAAGTTGGAACTATTTGAGCCCAAAAGAAGGAGCCATTGTCATTTGAGACCATTTGTCCCCagccaaatttcttttttttttttgtatatatatttatggcCGAAATTATcccaaccaaaaacaaaaaaaaaaaaaaaagaagaagaagaaagccaaacgGGGTCAATGCTCTCTGTGTTCGTCCCATCGTGGACCCAGGTGCCACGCGTCGTTCAttgaatgatattttttatttgctaatgGAGATTGAGGTTTTGTTTGCCGaggaacttttttttatactgCCAATGTACTTCGGAAGTAAAAGTTTACaataaggctccgtttgttttggcgaaaaataatttttaggaaaatattttccagattttctcctctttctctttgaAATATCACCgaatattttcttctctctctgagTATTGTATAACGAAATAGACAGCCAATGTTTGGGAAAGTGGATAAAGAAACTTCTTGCcaaagcaaaaggaggcttTTGGCTAAAGTCTTTGACCCTGCAACTCACTCCAAAGGAAACTTTTTAGAGTTTTACTCTCTGCGTTCCTGAAAAATGGTAAGAAAGCCTGCATTTTGGAAGGTAACTTTGCAAAACTTCTCTCTTTTGTATCCTTCAATAGtattaatcaatggaaaatgaGAAGATGACTGCACCATTACGGCGCTAATTTTTGGTAACAGGGCAGCAACCACTGCaagttttcttgagaaaatatttaatcccACTTGGCGGCTTACTGAGTgggaatttgtcaaattagaaACAATAGTAAATCAatcgaaataaaaataagcaaataaaaaaaacgcCTACTgaaaatatcatcaacataaattcTTTTTGCATTCAATATAAGGAGAACGGTTAAAACATCTTTATTGCAAGCGAAACAAATGTATGATACGAGCAAAATCCCCAATGTAGAACATGTTTCACACTTACACTAGTAAAAGAAAAGTATTCATAATTCGACAAAATGAATACAGTTTTCAAAATGGAATCTTGAACGTCTATAAATATCTTAACTTTACTTGTGGAGAAGCTTTTTTTTATATCGTCAACGTACTTAGAAACTTTTTTATACCACCAACGTACTTAGAAAGTAAAAGTTCACATTAAGGGTATGTATGGTAACATTCCCtggaaagtgtttctgttccaaaaatattcccggaacacttttggaacagaaacgcgtatggctgaaaaatgttccaaaagtgttccggagaacatttttgaaaaaaagaacacttttgaagccaaaaaaagaaacaaaaaaaacttgtttctgggtttttgaacattttttagaaataactcgagggcgagctcgtgtaagccgccgccgccgccgccggtcaaATGTCGCCGGCCGTCGCTACCCACTGCCATCCACCGCCCCCGCCATTTGCCGCCCACCGCCAGTTttaaatccttccttttggtgaaaaaagtatttttttttttacttgccaaacgcgtttctgttctcgaaaatcgtagccaagaacaaaaacacaaaaaaatatttctattccaaatatgttcctaGGAACAGGATCCgattgtttcgcaaaaaataacttCCAAGAAAACGTTATttggattctctctctctctctctctctctggagaaatatcactgaatattttcttctctctccgaGTTTTGTTTAACGAAAGAAACACCAATGTTTAGGGAAGTGGATAAATAAAATTCTTGCTaaagaaataggaggcttgTGGCTAAAATTCTCACTCGAAAGGTAACTTTTCAGAATTGTAAAAAAGCTTGCATTTTGAAAGGTAACTTTTGAAATCTATTCTGTTTGTGTTCCTCGACATGGTAAGaaataggggtgatcggttctaggATGGGTGGTTTCCACTCTAGAATCGAGAATTAACCACAAGGACCGATTCCGCAAAATGGGAACCATGAACCACTTGTTTATTCCATGAATCCACccgagaaccgaaccaccgGTCCTGTCCGATTCCCGGGTGGATCCATGGAACCAGTCCCATTATTACTTTTGCTTTGTTTCATTATTGCAGAATGGCTTCGGAAAGGAGGATGAGTTCTCTTACTTCCTAGGCCTTTGTAGACTAATccaccatttatttttttggctaacTTCTTAATGCTTGTATGCAACTGGGACAATGTATGttctgaataattttttttgttaatgtagACGTTTATATGCTAAATAACACTTAACAACGATGCTGAGATATATCTCAAGAGAGGACCTTAAGTGAGGTAAGCTTGCTATATCTCAGAATTGTGGGAAATTGCTTCAATTAATAtacatagatatatatatacacatatatatattacgTAAATAGGCTAGGTCTGGTTTGTCCGTTGCATGGTTCCCACctaaaattgagaaccgatcCTATACCCGCCAGTTTTAGCAAATTGGAATTGGGAATCGGATCGATACCCGGTGGGAACTATCCAAAACTAGCCAGTTGGGTATGGTTTGATTTGGGTGCTGTTGCAGCGCTAATTTTTGGTAACGGGGCTGCCTCCACAACAAATTTTCCTGAGAAAATCTTTTAAATCCCACTTGGTGTGCCACTAGTGggtattttttaaattggagACGATAGTAAATCAATGGAGATAAGaataagcaataaaaatgaagCTTACTGAAaacatcatcaacatatattctttttgcatttaatataaaaagaatgatttaaacatttttattgcAGACAAAACACCTTGTATCATATAAGCAATATCCCCAATGTAGAACATTTTCAGCAGTTACGGCAGTGAGAGAAAAATATCCATAATCCAACAAAATGAATACGTTTTTCTTAGTTAAATCTCGAATGTCTATAAATATCTTAACTTTGCTTGTGGCGAAACTTCTTTTTATACTGCCAATGTACTTAGGAATTTAAAGTTCATATTaatgctctatttgtttcgtgaaaataacttttagaaaatattttcctgattttctcctctctctctctcgaaaaaTATCACTggattttttctcttctatttgAGCATTGCATAAGGAAAGAGACGACCAATGTTTTAGGAAAGTGGATGAATAAACTTATTGCcaaagcaaaaggaagcttttggctaaattttttgacactgCGATTCACTCGAAAGGTAATCTTACAGAATTACTCTTTGCGTTCCTGCAAAATGGTAAGAAAGCTTGCGCATTGAAAGGTAACTTCTCAAAACTACTGTCTTTGTGTTCAATGTAACTTCTCAAAATTACTCTCTTTGTGTTTCTCGACATGATAAGAAAGCCCGCTTTTCAGtattaatcaatagaaaatgaGAGGATGACTGCACAGTTACAACGCTAATTTTTGGTAAAGGGGCCCCCTCCACCACAAGTTTTCATTAGAAAATCTTTAAAATCccacttttttttggtcgaatttgaaATCCCACATGGCAGGCCACTAAGtgggaatttttcaaattagaaaCAATAGTAAATCTGGAGATaagaataagcaaataaaagagACGCTTATTGAaaacatcatcaacaaaaattCTTTTTGCATTTAATATAAGAAGAACGGTTTAAACATCTTTATTGCAGACAAAAACACGTTTATCATATGAGCAATATCCCCAAGGTAGAACATTTTTCGCACTTAcagtagtgaaaaaaaaaatccataactcgacaaattgaaaatagttttcaaaattaaatctcaagtGTCTATAAATATCTTAACTTTGCTTGTGGGGAGACCTTTTTTTATGTCGCCAATGTACTTGGGAAGTAAAAGTTCAAATTAaggatccgtttgtttcgtgtAAAATAACTTTCAGGAAAACGTTTCTCggattttctcctctctctctccggagAAATATCACTTAATATTTTCCCCTCCCTCTGAGTATTGTATAACGAAAGAGATGACCAATGTTTAGGAAAGAGGATAAAGAAACTTCTTGCCATAGCAAAAGAAGACTTTTGGCTAAATTCTTTGACACTGCGACTCACTTGAAAGgtaacttttcaaaattactttCTGCATTTCAGAAAAATGGTAAGAAAGCTTGCATTTTGAAAGgtaacttttcaaaattactcTCTTTCGTGTCCCTCGACATGGTAAGAAAGCTTGCTTTTTATTgggaaaaatatagtgaaagaATGGGAGGCACGACAACactatgtgtgtgtgtgtgtattgaTTTATTTGCTCCACAACATTACTAATGGTTTCTGGCAAATCTCCTCCATGGTACAAAGAATAGTAGATAGCAATTTCCTCCAAGATCTCGAAACTATTGGAGAAGAATGCTGTgtttatttgagaaaaacaaaaatgaaagttgaagcAATGAAcaatgagcattttttttttttgtgtgtgtgtctattTATATATCgaaaatgtcataacttttcacATCCTAAAAGAATGCAACTTTTCGTATGAAAAATTGCTAACTCGGATAGACGCAACATTGTGTTCGAAATGTCAAATCTGAAAAGTTGCAACCATTGgacataattaatcaattaaaattcaaaattaatataaaaaaataaccgCAACTCTTATGTGAACAACCAGACTGTTTCGCTAGGACATTActgttaaattattatttaatttcaaaaataaaaaataataatatgttTGTTGATTATCGACTGCGCCCGCGCAAGTGTGCTAAGAGAGCCTAATAATTGCGCATCGGCATGGGGGTTTAGTGGGATGTAGCCCACTTGCCTATTTCTCTGTTTAGAAGACTACAATAGCCTTCTAAATAATAAAGTGTTTCACACTTTCGTTTCTATCCAACATGGGATGAATAAAAGGCACTTTTCTTGTTTGCtttgcaaacaaacttcaacactTTTAAGtattaatcaatggaaaatgaGAGGATGACTGAACCATTACAGCACTAATTTTTGGTAATGGGGTTGCCTCCACCGCAAGTTTTCCTGAGAAAATCTTTAATCCCACTTAGTGGGCCACTACGtgggaatttttcaaattaaaaacaaTAGTAAatcaattgaaataaaaataagcaaataaaaaagacagCTTATTGAAaacatcatcaacataaattcTTTTTGCATTCAATATAAGGAGAACGGTTTAAACATCTTTATTGCAGACGAAACAAATGTATCATATGAGCAATATCCCCAATGTCGAACATTTTTTACGCTTACATTAGTGAAAGAAAAATATCCCTAATTTGACAAAATgaatacaattttcaaaattaaatcttgAATGTATATGAATATCTTAACTTTACTTGtggagaaactttttttttataccgcCAATGTACTCAATAAGTAAAAGTTCACATGGCTTCCACGAAAAATAACTTCCAAAAAACGTTTTTCagattttctcctctctctctagggaaatatcaatgaatattttctcctctctgAGCATTGTATAACGTAAGAGACGACCAATGTTTAGGAAAGTGGACAAAGAAACTTCTTGCCAAAGCAAACGGAGACTTGtcggaaaagtacacttttagtgccaaaagttgtgtacggagatcactttagtgccaaaagttttaatcggatcactttagtatcaagttttttttaaaaacgattgtTTTAGTGCCAACTTCGATTTGCTCCATTGGAAATTTGACGtgacattattttattattatttgaaggcgacgtggcaccgGCAAGGTCCagtcaacaattaaaaaaggtaaacattaaaaaaatattaaaaataaaaataaaaacttaattattttttttgtcaaataaattaaataaaaacttaattagtttacaaaaataaaaaaatacaattttttttttcaaaataatttgaaaaattaggttaaaaattaacaaaaaaaaagtaaacactcaaaaaaaaaaaaagggtgaacttGCAGGCGGCAAGGGGTTGCACGGCCCTCGTCGCCTCCGCCCCACGTTGCCCGGACGGGCCGGCGGTGGTGGGCAtggccggcgggggtcgccgagcctcgGCCAAGGGCCGGTGACCCCGCCGACCGCGGGCCGGAGCTCGGCGACCCCTACGGGCCATGtcccaccatcgccggcgatggtgggggcggcggcggcgagggtcGTTGtccacccaaatttttttttttaagtttgagttaaaaaaaattgtagcttatttttaattttattttaaataaagtttgtattttaaatgaatttaatttttagctaatttttaaatttggatttgttttattttaatttattttaaagtgcatAAGTCTACGTGGCAGCCCatgtggatttatttatttttttaaatgttatttttcattaaaaaataattattaatgacacatgacaattttggccggaaattctCGCCAAAGGCACCAAAGTAATCCTTTTATCTCttacttggcactaaagtgatccaattgaaacttttggcaccaaagtgatctttgtacacaacttttggcactaaaaatgTACTTTTTCCAAAGACTTTTGGTTAAATTCTTTGACCCTGCGACTCActcaaaagataattttcaaaattactctCTGCGTTCTTGGAAAGTGGTAAGAAAGCCCGCATTTTGAAAGTAACTTTTCAAAACTACTCTCTTTGTGTTCCTCGACATGGTAAGAAAGCCTGCTTTTCGTTGTTAATAAATGGAAAATGAGTGGATGACTGCACAGTTACAATGCTAATTTTTAGTGAAGGGGGCTGGCTCTACTACAAGTTTTCCTGAGAAAATCTTTAAAATCCCACTTGGCGGGCCACgaagttttcaaaataaaatttcttctGCTAACCATAGGATTTTAAATGAAATACATGTCGATGGGCACAATCGATTCAAAGATGGGCTATTAGCTATTCAAGTGAGTAATTGGATCAATCCCACCGATTGAAGAGCAAGCGTGAAATACATATCACTTGGGACAACACCGTTGCCCGTTACGATTTTGAATGAAATTTCTCCCGTCTAACCATATATAATCTTGTTTTTGGAACCCTTCTTTTGTGTTACTTTAGACCGCCATTTAAGATTGTATCAAAGGAGGACACAAAAGAGAAGTGCAAAGTAAACTATGTTTCTGTCGCCATGGGCTCTTTCATCTACCTTTTTCTCTTGCACACGTTCTTGCTGACTTCACTGATTATTCTTGACTTCTCTTTTGCCTAAAAGCCGTCAGTGCATGGATTTAGGTTCATTCTTTTAGCAAGGCAAGCGTTTTTCGATTGCCATCTTTAATTGGTCCTTCAAAAGGCCATCGCATCAACTTGGACAAATTGTAACATGAGATTGAATGCGTTAGTTCCTTTCCTAATGAGATGGACCTGTTTTGTTTATGTACTTTACAGACGAGTGACAATGGCGGCAGTGAAATTACATTTCGTGACGGAGAAGAAGCCCCGGTTAATTGGGCCTGCCTTCACGAAAAAAGTGGGAGTTGGCCCATGATCTTATCAACCATGAAAGAGCCTTCGAGGATGAAAATCCTAGGAATCACCTGTTTGCCTGACAGGCAAAGGACGAAGGATTTGGTCTAGGCAAAGAACATTAGAATTGGTTTTATGGTTTTTGAGTGTCATAGAGTGGTTAACCGATGAGTCTCGAACAATATCAGCAAAGACAGATTCATGAAGCATGCATCTACAGGGGACCTCTCGACATAATGAGATGCATACACTGAATCGGAACAGATTAACTAGTGAAATCCAATCAAATTCGTGATATAAATAGGGTACTTGCACACCATTGTCATTTTatggaggagaaaaaaaggagtGAATTAACAATAGAACTACTGAAAAGGAATGAACCCACAGAGGCCTgcgagacggctacggaacctCCTGCACATTGTCGTCCTAGTCGCCGTCATCGTCCTCGTCGTTGTAGTCGCCCTCGTCTTGGTCTTCATTGGCATTGTCTTCCCTGTCGTAGCCATAATCATTGTCGTCAAAGTCATCACCGTCATTTTGCTGAGGAGAGGGAGGATTTAAAATATCAGTTTAAGGTGTATTAAACATCTTAAGAAGAAAAGATCGAAATCACCAAATATCTTATCACATTGCATTAATCCCTAGTTTGAACACCCAAATGCAAGTAATTAGAAAGAATCAACATAATCTCTTAATTCCATCCAAGTTGACTAATATAAAATGCtggcgtgatttttttttccctctcaatcAGTAGGTACTCGGATTTGACAAAAATGGGCAAAGCAAAGGATGGCCACGTGCAAAAAGCCCTGTGTTTGATTGAAAACCAACAGTTTCAATATCAATTCCTTCAATCACGGTGTTTAGTTGTAGCAAGCTCGCGATCTAGAGCAATAACTATCACTAGATTTAATTTCAGTTTTTCAACAAACCTGCACGAGTTTTGAATAGAGAACAGATTTCAGCTGAGTTATAGGCTATTGTCGTCTCTTACCTCCTCTTCGGCTTCTTCATCGTCCCTCTCTTCCTTGTCCTCGTCGTCATTGCCACTGCCATTGCCGTCGCCATCACCTTCCTCGTTGACATTGTTGTTCTCAATGTTATCGTCCTCAGAATAAACTGGCGAAGGCCAGCGAGATGACTGCAAACCCTCATGCAGATTGTTGTCCTCATCATCCTCACGGCCATCGTCCTCGTCATCCTTGCTATAGTTGTTGCCGTCGCGGTCGCTGTCGCCCTCCTCATTGAAATCGTTGTTCTCAACGTTGTCATCCACGGAACAATCCGGTGAAGGCCAGTGAGACGACTGCCAAACCTCATTTAGATTGTTGTCCTCGTCATCCTCGCCATCATTGCCCTCATATTCGTCGGCCTTGCTATCGCTGTTGCCATCACCTTCGCATTCGCCTTCCTCGTCTACACTGCCCTTCTCATTGTTATCGTCCACAGAACAAACCGATGAAGGCCCGCTAGACGAATGCACATTGTCGTTCTCGTCATCCTGACCATAATCTTCCTCATTGTCCTCATGCACACCGTCGTCATCCTTCCTGTCGTCGTCATCGTCCTCATGCTCATCCTCGTTACCATCATCTTGCTGAGAGAGGGAGGTTCCAAAATACCATATCTCAAATAGATTAAGAGAAAACAGAACACCCAAATATCATATGAATATAATCATTGATTTGAACACCCAAACGCAAACACCTAGCAAGAATCAACATAAAGGGTTTTcacaaatttgaatatcttcattCCCTCAAAATTGGAACAGAGCGACTGTTAGGCTTTGATCAACTTCTTCATGACTTTCCCAAGACTTGACACAAACGAAGAAAAGAAGGAGATCTGATTTAGGAGACAAAAGTGGGTTTTTTCAAGGATCAAGTACTGATAtgatgttcgaccaaaaaaaaaaaagtactgaTATGATAGTTATCGAACGAGGGCCGACCGCCAGCTCTGACACCCAACGAGGGTCGCGGGCCCTCGCCGACGCAGCCCGATGGCCTACTTTCTTGTTCGAGAATAAATTTTTAGCTTTGTAACTCTTTTAATTGTTATCcgcttttcttttatcttttttccctctaatttttagtttttcttgtttaaatTTTTCTAGCCAAATTGCGCTGAGAAAGGCTTAATGAAACACCACACTACTAACAACACTCCACACTTCAGCAAACTCGAAAGAAAGATGAACATAACTTAGCGTGGTAGTAAGTTGGTGAGGAGACCTAAGTCAAGCAGGCAACCTAGAGAGTGGTCGATCTGTAAGCTGTCATGTTGTTACTCTTGTGGGTTGTGACACGAGGTGAAAGGTTTTTGTTACGAGACACTCGTTGACAGTGATAACATGTGTGAGAAGATTCTCGTGGCAGAGAGTCTTGTAGACATGTGGCTTGATCGATGCGCACATGTGGGGGTCGAGCGGCCCAAGGAAGCGACGAATCATGCCGTGACTTAGCTGCAAACTCGAGCCATTGTGGAGATTTGTCGAGAATGTCATGAGTATTGACCAAGATTTCAAGGCTTGTATACGAGTGAATGGATGCAAATAGGCATCTGCTTGTGTGTAGGGGTGTTCGGAGGGTCGTTACCGGACGCTTGCAGAGGCACCTGTTAGTCCACCCATACCACGTCGAGCTTGATCTCCCGGAGCCTGACCGAGTCGGGCCGCGCAACCAAGAACCCGGTGGAGCTGAGGACATGCATAGGACTCGTTttaaccctattttcaaatccTTTTGGTATTATTACAGGCTGTATCTTCTTGTAATTGTTTTGGGTCAGCTATTTTCACTCTTTGTCCGACTAAATCCACCCAATTTttaccaaaaagataaaattgccctcaataattcaattgcaatttaaagtcATGGCcccaaatttatttactttttttttttttttttggtttttctatttcttcgtAGGATCTGGTTAACAAAATGACAAAATCCCCACGTATATTGAAGGCACTATGTTCTTCTATTGTTAGATTTTACTTCCATAAATATTAGTTGTGGTGAGAAGAGAAATTCCCAAGAAACCTAGCTCTTTTCTACTTGTCGAGCAAATTTATGGATAAATTGTCAAATAGAATCTAGAAAATATGTcatagaaattttttaatacaaTCATTTGTTTATAAATATTAAGTTTTCACTTTTTGTTGTGTACATTACCAATACCGTCAAATCCCTTTTCATCAGTCTTCTTTTTAGATATATACACACACGGGACGATCGGTGGAAGAAAAAACTCTCCTCAAagttattcaaaaataaaatataattacatTCTCCAACTTGAAACTTTAAAGatgaaaattaatcaaatcaaaacaatGCAGAaaacaaggtttttttttttttaaatgctaaTGATATAACATTACTTTTGGACTAACAAAAATAAGTATCGTCCATAAAGAATAAATGAAATGATATCAAAATGTCgaatcatgcataatgtttttagTGTGTACCTGGATATTTCTATAACTTCTTACATGCTTTACGTAAAAATATCttgggtaaaaaataaaatatttaatatagaTATTAAAGAGACTTGATATATTTTAGACTaatgaaagtaaaaataaaagatccACCAAGAAAGTGAGCTTTTGAAGTAAGAGAgatattggaccaaaaaaaaaaaaaaaagtgagagagatAAAGTTGACAAAAAACAATATATAAGAGAGATGAAGAATAGACATGTTCTTGTAAGAGAAATGGTGTAAAAGAGACTTCCAAATTTTTTACTATATCATAGAATTTATCGTTTTTCCCTCACTATTAACGAGATACTTACGGGGTATATAAAATGTAATAGGATTATTTAAGAATACCCTAAAAAAACTTTAatatactaaaaaaattaagtatgtGAAATGCTTAATTATGGTAACTAG contains:
- the LOC115732104 gene encoding uncharacterized protein LOC115732104 gives rise to the protein MAVRMMRTTICMRVCSHLAGLRQFILRTITLRTTMSTRKVMATAMAVAMTTRTRKRGTMKKPKRSKMTVMTLTTMIMATTGKTMPMKTKTRATTTTRTMTATRTTMCRRFRSRLAGLCGFIPFQ